One genomic window of Paenibacillus xylanilyticus includes the following:
- a CDS encoding glycoside hydrolase family 88/105 protein, producing MLQVKYDREEILKVIDNVTQKTLSMDLTWDWPCGVAYYGVTRAYQTTGNKEILDRLVQWADEYIELGLPSWTVNTCAMGHMLITLYEETGDQKYWDIALSKVDYLQNHALRFGDNVLQHTVSVANDFPEQAWADTLFMAAFFLLRVGSKLKDEAMIQDALNQYYWHIKYLQDPSTGFWYHGYNNVNKDHMSGFYWGRANAWGAYTMSQVKPQLKDWYLYPQCMDVECSLRDQLAALKLVQTDNGLWRTVLDDEESYEEVSASCGIAAAMINNGNPLHTKYVQKALDGVLKNITEDGRVLGVSGGTAVMKDREGYRKIPKDWIQGWGQGLALAFLSDMLR from the coding sequence ATGCTTCAAGTGAAATATGACAGGGAAGAGATTTTAAAGGTCATCGATAACGTCACCCAAAAAACACTATCCATGGATTTGACATGGGACTGGCCTTGCGGTGTAGCCTATTACGGTGTAACCAGAGCCTACCAGACGACAGGCAACAAGGAGATTCTGGACAGGCTGGTCCAGTGGGCGGATGAATATATTGAGCTGGGCCTGCCGAGCTGGACGGTAAACACCTGTGCCATGGGCCATATGCTGATTACGTTGTATGAAGAGACAGGGGACCAGAAATATTGGGATATTGCACTGAGCAAAGTGGATTATCTCCAGAATCATGCACTCCGCTTCGGAGACAACGTGCTGCAGCATACCGTATCCGTTGCCAATGACTTTCCGGAACAGGCATGGGCGGATACCTTGTTTATGGCTGCATTTTTCCTGCTGCGTGTAGGCAGCAAGTTGAAGGATGAAGCCATGATTCAGGATGCCCTGAATCAGTACTACTGGCATATCAAATACCTTCAAGATCCAAGCACGGGCTTCTGGTATCACGGGTATAACAATGTCAATAAAGACCATATGTCCGGATTTTACTGGGGAAGAGCGAATGCCTGGGGTGCCTACACAATGTCACAGGTGAAACCTCAATTGAAGGACTGGTATTTGTATCCGCAGTGTATGGACGTCGAGTGCTCGCTCCGGGACCAACTGGCAGCATTGAAGCTGGTTCAGACGGACAACGGCTTGTGGAGAACGGTGCTGGATGATGAAGAGTCTTATGAAGAAGTATCAGCGTCTTGCGGTATTGCGGCAGCCATGATCAATAACGGCAATCCGCTGCATACCAAGTATGTGCAGAAGGCATTGGACGGTGTACTGAAAAATATCACTGAAGATGGACGTGTACTGGGCGTATCTGGCGGCACAGCTGTCATGAAGGATCGGGAAGGGTACCGCAAGATCCCCAAAGACTGGATTCAAGGCTGGGGTCAGGGCCTGGCACTCGCTTTTCTGTCCGACATGTTGAGATAG
- the gnpA gene encoding 1,3-beta-galactosyl-N-acetylhexosamine phosphorylase has protein sequence MSKKTTGAFTLPGESGYEALTLELAERWGADVIRDSDGTKLSDEIINAGYGIYSTICIIRDHNEWASRNTDKLQQCFLITNPKVAVQDYLSIYLMEDFFAEQFKVNDSREAFKYWQVYDRTTGEEVPREQWNYERESGNVVITGIIPWHKYTVSFMVYRIWEEISMYNHTTNDWDKEHLMQIDPIYPETQAYLLNWMENWCQEHKETTVVRFTSLFYNFAWIWGSSERNRHLFSDWGSYDFTVSSRALDLFAKKAGYSLTAEDFVNGGKYRVSHMPANQRKLDWMAFINDFVIEFGKKLIDIVHKHDKLAYVFYDDSWVGMEPYHDRFEEFGFDGMIKCVFSGYEARMCSGINVDTHEIRLHPYLFPVGLGGLPTFKKGGDPTLDAKKYWINIRRALLREPIDRIGLGGYLHLVEPYPDFVEYIEKIANEFREMKELHQAGKPYQIQTKVAVLHSWGKLRSWTLSGHFHETYMHDLIHVNEALSGLPVEVRFIDFEDIRQGVLQECDVVINAGSAGSAWSGGEHWNDHTCVDLLTKWVYEGGTFIGINQPSAIEGYDSFFRMAHILGVDEDTGARVVHGKWSYEVRDEHGLVPDEASIITPKKGIYLTDGTAEVLHETDGHITLSTHAFGKGKGIYLSAFAFNWENTRLLLNLIRYAGEEYEETKYIPDNLYTECAYYPESNILVVINNSDQVQTTTIDTEFGKQTLQLAPYDTVITQIGATNSVSS, from the coding sequence TTGTCCAAAAAAACAACGGGAGCCTTCACCCTGCCTGGAGAATCGGGTTATGAGGCGCTGACACTGGAGCTCGCTGAACGGTGGGGTGCGGATGTCATTCGTGACAGTGACGGGACGAAATTGTCGGATGAGATTATTAACGCCGGATACGGCATTTATTCGACGATCTGTATCATCCGGGATCATAATGAGTGGGCATCCCGCAATACGGATAAGCTGCAGCAATGTTTTCTCATAACGAACCCCAAGGTGGCCGTGCAGGATTACCTGTCCATCTATTTGATGGAGGATTTCTTCGCTGAACAGTTCAAGGTGAACGATTCCCGGGAAGCGTTCAAGTATTGGCAGGTCTATGACCGGACCACGGGGGAAGAGGTGCCGAGAGAACAGTGGAATTATGAGCGGGAGTCAGGGAATGTAGTCATTACCGGCATCATTCCGTGGCATAAATACACCGTCAGCTTCATGGTTTACCGGATATGGGAAGAGATTTCGATGTACAATCACACGACGAATGACTGGGACAAAGAGCATCTAATGCAGATCGATCCCATCTATCCGGAGACCCAAGCATACCTGCTGAATTGGATGGAAAACTGGTGTCAGGAGCACAAGGAAACAACCGTTGTTCGGTTTACGTCCCTGTTCTATAATTTCGCCTGGATCTGGGGCAGCAGTGAGCGAAACCGCCATCTGTTCTCGGACTGGGGTTCATATGATTTTACGGTAAGTTCAAGAGCGCTTGATCTGTTTGCCAAAAAGGCTGGCTATTCCCTCACGGCTGAGGATTTCGTAAATGGCGGTAAATACCGGGTCAGTCATATGCCTGCGAATCAGCGCAAACTGGATTGGATGGCGTTCATCAATGATTTTGTGATTGAATTCGGTAAAAAGCTGATTGATATTGTACACAAGCATGACAAGCTGGCCTACGTTTTCTACGATGATAGCTGGGTCGGCATGGAGCCTTACCATGACCGCTTCGAAGAATTTGGATTCGACGGCATGATCAAATGTGTTTTCTCCGGGTATGAGGCAAGAATGTGTTCGGGTATCAACGTGGATACGCATGAAATCCGGCTGCATCCCTACCTGTTTCCGGTTGGTTTAGGCGGACTTCCTACCTTCAAGAAGGGCGGCGACCCAACACTGGATGCCAAGAAGTATTGGATAAATATTCGTCGTGCTCTGCTCAGAGAACCGATCGATCGAATCGGACTGGGCGGGTATCTGCATCTGGTGGAGCCTTATCCGGATTTTGTGGAATACATCGAGAAGATTGCCAATGAGTTCAGGGAAATGAAGGAGCTGCATCAGGCTGGCAAGCCTTATCAGATCCAGACCAAGGTAGCCGTGCTGCATAGCTGGGGCAAACTGAGATCATGGACCTTGTCCGGGCATTTCCATGAAACGTACATGCATGATCTCATCCATGTCAATGAAGCATTGTCGGGATTACCGGTTGAGGTGCGGTTCATCGATTTTGAAGACATCCGTCAGGGCGTACTGCAAGAATGCGATGTCGTGATCAATGCTGGCTCTGCGGGTTCCGCATGGAGCGGTGGGGAGCACTGGAATGACCATACATGTGTGGACCTACTGACGAAGTGGGTGTACGAAGGTGGTACGTTTATCGGCATCAATCAGCCCTCGGCGATCGAGGGATACGACAGCTTTTTCCGAATGGCACATATTCTTGGCGTGGATGAAGATACAGGGGCAAGAGTCGTTCATGGAAAATGGTCATATGAGGTACGAGATGAACATGGTTTGGTACCAGATGAAGCCAGCATAATAACGCCGAAGAAAGGCATTTATCTTACGGATGGCACAGCTGAGGTGCTGCATGAAACGGATGGTCATATTACCTTGTCTACCCATGCATTCGGCAAAGGAAAAGGGATCTATCTCTCCGCATTCGCATTCAACTGGGAGAATACCAGATTGCTGTTGAATCTGATTCGTTATGCAGGCGAGGAATACGAGGAAACGAAGTATATCCCGGATAACCTGTACACCGAGTGTGCGTATTATCCGGAAAGTAACATATTGGTTGTGATCAACAATAGTGACCAGGTTCAGACAACAACGATTGATACAGAGTTTGGAAAACAAACGCTTCAACTGGCTCCGTATGATACGGTTATTACCCAGATTGGTGCAACTAACTCCGTATCCTCATAG
- a CDS encoding NUDIX hydrolase: MIRMAVGAVIQKDDEFLLVHKVKGAQGKIKGTWDFPKGGVEPQDESIEAALLRELEEETGSTKYTITKPFKDKIAFRFDPITQEKLGFQGQETTMYLVEYAGDGTDLKPQDDEIDDIRWFPIDHVAPLLFPEARMFFKSYVLVRGED; the protein is encoded by the coding sequence ATGATTCGTATGGCTGTCGGTGCGGTCATTCAAAAGGATGATGAATTCCTGTTAGTTCATAAGGTAAAGGGAGCACAGGGGAAAATCAAAGGAACGTGGGATTTCCCAAAAGGCGGGGTAGAGCCGCAGGACGAGAGCATAGAGGCGGCACTGCTCAGGGAATTAGAAGAGGAAACCGGATCAACAAAATATACAATTACCAAACCGTTCAAGGACAAAATTGCCTTTAGATTCGACCCCATAACGCAGGAGAAATTGGGATTTCAAGGCCAGGAGACGACGATGTATCTGGTCGAATATGCTGGAGACGGGACGGACCTGAAACCTCAGGATGATGAGATCGATGATATTCGATGGTTCCCTATAGACCATGTCGCTCCACTGTTATTTCCGGAGGCCCGTATGTTCTTTAAAAGCTACGTTTTGGTGAGAGGAGAAGATTGA
- a CDS encoding SMI1/KNR4 family protein, with protein MIADFKVLAEFLQGHHEEASSKTEEDIREQERRLGKPLPAALREYYKRFGRCQYITQHCNNQYEPMLLEDIFVPDSDFFTTDKAFLVFYQCEESVIYCGIRFSDLTKEDPPVYLCAWNHPDWSLENESLTNFLVSKAFIQMGVEDRLPYWVIFDENMWGLSDYRSYWGLSDGAYEIPETSSLQAWRIFCREDVICLFEMAVGESEDDILAVYLASFDRERIASLLNRTTQDRQLPDYRTNLGS; from the coding sequence TTGATTGCAGATTTCAAAGTGTTGGCCGAGTTTCTCCAAGGTCATCATGAAGAGGCAAGTTCCAAGACAGAAGAAGACATTCGGGAACAGGAGCGGCGCCTCGGCAAGCCGTTACCAGCCGCTCTGCGTGAATACTATAAGAGGTTTGGACGGTGCCAATATATTACGCAGCACTGCAATAATCAGTATGAGCCGATGCTTCTGGAGGATATCTTTGTACCGGATTCGGATTTCTTTACAACGGACAAGGCGTTTTTGGTCTTTTATCAATGCGAAGAATCGGTGATTTATTGCGGCATACGTTTCAGTGATCTGACGAAGGAAGACCCGCCGGTGTATCTATGTGCGTGGAACCATCCGGATTGGTCGCTCGAGAATGAATCACTCACCAATTTTCTTGTAAGCAAAGCATTCATTCAGATGGGGGTGGAGGACAGGCTGCCTTATTGGGTTATTTTTGATGAGAACATGTGGGGGTTATCGGATTACCGATCCTATTGGGGATTAAGCGACGGGGCATATGAAATTCCAGAGACGTCCTCTCTTCAGGCTTGGCGGATATTTTGTAGGGAGGATGTCATTTGCCTGTTCGAAATGGCTGTTGGTGAAAGCGAGGATGATATATTAGCTGTATATCTGGCTTCTTTTGACCGGGAGCGTATAGCGAGCCTGCTGAATCGTACAACGCAGGACAGGCAGCTGCCCGACTATAGAACCAATCTTGGTTCATAG